The nucleotide sequence ggtgTATATCATTTTATCCTATATTACCATCACAAatctctccatttttaaaaacaaattcacaagattcaggtttgttgtttttgttgacaTGCTTTTGGTAGAgttcattctttttattattaacaaGCAAAAATTTGAAGATTCACTTCCTATCTCAAGGTCAAGCATAACTAATGGGTTATGTTTTCATCTCTAATATAATTACTCAGGTAGAATTCACACcagaaaattttgagttcttaaACCTATTACCTCACTTCACTGCAAACAGATGCAGGCTCAGTACATAGTGACTAAAGCTGCAAAGGACAATCTTTATTACACATGTGCACACTAGGAAAAGATTTTTGACTGTGTGCCATTTTCCTTCACATGTGACTACACCAGGTCTCTGTCAgtgatgtctttttaaaatgacaatgtaGAGAATCATATACTCTCACAACTATTAttctatatgtatttatgcattttCTAATGCTGCTTGGGCTTTTATTAAAATACACTAGGAAtaaggctaaataaattatgaaaaCATAAATGATAACTGTAATTATCATAATATCTGGATCCAAGGATTTCCCCAGATATTTTGGTTTTCAATACAAGATAAAGGACAAATTTTCCtaaatttcaaaggattcataTAATTGTCAAGCAAATTGAAATTTATAAGGAGGTAATTATTGGTTATGATAATGTCTGCTGAGTCTTTTAAAGTCAATGTCCCTAGTACATACAATAGCTCATACTCAGAGatattttttaaacagaattttGCTTAAGGTGGGTTATCAGGAAGCTACTAAGTCTCTCCTTCAAAGCTTATTAAAAATTTGTAGACTTTAAACAGCATTTGGCTTAAATTACATATTTTGATTGCACAAAATCGTGTTTTTCTTACCTTTCAAAGCAATGTCATGTTAAAGCTTCCTCGTTCGTttcaagaataaataaaaatagtctTTTTAAACGGTGCctatcctatttttctttttaaaattctttatacaaaaataatgtctttttttttttgcattgtcaTAAATTAAGAACAGAAGGAATATCAGATCAGTGTTCAATATACCTCTGTATTTTGTCTCTGACAGTTAAAACAACAGGGAGTGGGTGATCACAGTTACCCTTTATATTGTCAACCTCCAAAGGTTACTGCGGCCTATTAAGCACCATAACTTCCTATAACACTACTACTGGTCTTTCATCCAGAAATGTATGTAGGAACATCAGGGATCTCTATCCTCCCAAGGTGGTATAGGTTCTGTTAATGTTTTCAGCCACACAGACATGTCCTGATTTCCCTATTAACTTACTGTCTAGTAGTTTCTTTTATTTGCCCTAAAATTATGTATTATCCTCTCCTAACTACTATTCTGAGATTTGTTAGACCTTGCTCATATACAACATAATATTCAATACTCCATTTGcatactctgggcattttcacaggcagttcctggaatgctctccctcctcatctcagcctcctagcttcctttaagtcccttAATTCTCCCTTAATTCTCTTAATTCCCTCTCCCTTACTTCTGGTGCCTTTCTtctattattataaatttatcttgtatcttgtttatacacagattagtactttttttttttcatattttctcctcGATTAGACTAATAatctccctgagggtagggactctcTTTTTGTGCTTAATAAACGCCTATTGACTGACTAATCTTTTTGAGTACCAATGAGATGTATTTCCCATTAATCAGAATTGTAAGGTTAAATAACTAATCAATCAAGGAAGAATTCATTAGGCCCTTACTACATGCTAAGCACTGTTAAGCCCCAGAGacacaaaggaaaattaaaaacttCGTTTTTCAACCCTTTTACACGGAGCTCTCTCAcagaacaggaagaagaggaaggggcgGGGAATGTGGGTGGGGCTAGCGCATGCGCATTGAGGTGGAAGAACCAGTTCGGGAGCCAGAGCAAGCGCCATAGCCGGATCCCCAGCCTCTTTTGCCTTCCGCGTTGCTGCTCTATTTCCAGGCCCCAACCCCGTCCCATTCTCAGCGCAGACTGCACCTCGGCGGACTACCACCATGTCCAGCAAGGGCAAGGGTGCTGACCGTAGGAAATCTTATCTCTTCATGTCTGTGGCCCAGAGATTGGGACAGCTGTATGTGGAGAAGCTGCTGCCTCTCGAAGAGACATACCACTTTGCACGGTaccactctccttccctcctggagGCCGACTTTGATAACAAACCCATGGTGCTTTTGATGGGCCAGTACAGCACCGGCAAGACGACCTTTATCAGTTACCTCCTCGAGCAGGAATTCCCGTGCATGCGCATTGGCCCCGAGCCCACCACCGATGGCTTCATAGTACTCACGCATGGTGATGTTGAGAATGTGATGCCGGGCAATGTGGCTGTGGTGGACCGCCGCTTCCCCTTCCGCAACCTCACCAACTTCGGCAATGCCTTCCTCAACCGCTTTGTGTGTGTCCAGCTCCCCAACGAGGTCCTGGAAAGTATCAGCATCATTGACACCCCGGGAATCCTTGCTGGAGAGAAACAACGAGTCAGCAGAGGTTATGACTTCTCGGCAGTCCTTCAGTGGTTTGCTGAGCGAGTGGACCTCATCATCATGCTCTTTGATGCCCATAAACTGGACATTTCAGATGAGCTCTCCCAAGCAATCAAGGCCCTCAAGAACTATGAAGATAAGATGCGAGTGGTGCTGAACAAGTCTGACCAGATAGGAACGCAGCAGCTGATGAGAGTCTATGGGGCCCTCATGTGGTCCCTGGGCAAGATCATTAACACCCCTGAAGTGATGAGGGTATATATAGGGTccttctggtccaaccccttcatgaATACTGAAAACAGCAGGCTCTTTGAAGCAGAGGCTTTGGATCTCTTTAGGGACATTCAGAAGCTGCCCCACTATACTACTATTAGGAAAATGAATGACCTGATCAAGAGAGCCAGGCTGGCCAGGGTCCACGGCTACATCATCAGCACCCTCAAGAGAGAGATGCCCATGTTTggaaaggagaacaaaaaaaggGAGCTGCTCACCAATTTGAAAGCTGTCTACCAGAAAATTGAACGAGAGTATCATGTTTCTCCTGGAGATTTCCCAAGCATCCCAAAGATGCAGGAACTTCTTCAGACTCAGGACTTCTCCAAGTTCCAGACCATGAAGCCCAAGCTCTTTGAAAACCTGGAACAGATGCTGTCTAAAGATATAGCTCGGTTGATGTTTATGATAAAAGAAGaagaggctgctgctgctgctgctgctgctgctgctgcccaggCTGCTGCCATTGTGGAGGAGGCCTCAGGGGCCCTGACTATGCCTACCGTGACACTATGAATGGGCCCTTTGCTCATGACAACAGTAAGGGGgctaaagagacagagatagatagatagatagatagatagatagatagatagatagatagatactggaTTTCTTTCTCCTAAGTTAGACAAGGCTACACACCCTTTCCCACTGTTTACTGCCAAAGGCCCCATATATGAGATTTTTGTGGTGATATATGAGATTTGGAGAACAGCCATCTAAGACTACTGTGAACATACACATTCTCCTTCcatccaaatttttttcttggtatcATGTTACTTAAATTGATGTATTTTCCTGGAAGCTCCATTATTATATAGTGCTAAGTATGATTTTCTAATAGGCTCAACCCCCTATAGGACCCCTAAAATATGAATTTGGAAGTATTTCAAGCTGGCTGTATCATTAGCCTCCTTTTCCCATGTCAGAGCATCTCCAGTCTAAAGCTTGAAAAAGATGATTACctaattttcaatttgtttggGGACAGGCcatcatttataaaacaaacagGGAGATCACTTCAAACAGAGGACACTCAGAGCTAAGTGATATATTTCTTCAACTGATACCCAGTGACCTTTCAAGATGAAAGGATAATAGTCTACACAGAGAAGGGGGGGAAAGCTCTGTGTGCTATTTACAGGGTTTAAAGGTCATTTGACTACACAGAGAAAAGGATACAATGGAGGCTGCAGAAAACACTagagaggcaaacagagttgttAGTTTAGGTATTCTTCTAAGTCTGACCATTCACTACCAACAAACCCCTCTGTTCCCCAAACTAAGGACGAGTTCTGTTTATTGTCTGACTGGGTTTACAGTTATTTATCAGCTGTGTATCTATGGCCTCTTTAAGTGTGCAAGTAATTGGTCCAAACCAAGAGCCAAATGCCATTTCTAACTCATTCAGCATGCTGGTGATCGTATGACAGAGCTGAGAGAATATGATGGAGGTCTCCTAAAACAAAGTAGGATATTATTCCCAGTCAAGTTTTGTGGCTACATGCACCTCTGTTTGCAAGCACAATTAGTCTTTGTTTCCCTTCTGATCCTGGGAGTCAGCTTGACTATCCCATTGACAAAACTTAAAAGTTTCCCACAGTCATTGTAAAGCATCCCAACCCATATAGAGATGGCTCTGTCTTcaacacatgaaaaaaaaaaaccaaccaaaaatgagtaatttcttccatttcttgagGCAAATTAAAATTAGGTCCTGCTTTCATACTTTTATTGACAATAGTGGAAAAAATACctaattaattatattttgtcTGAAGTTAGccaaatattattcattttagaTTTTGTTAAATCTCTTGTACATGCAAATATCAAATCAGAAGTCTAtactcataataaccctgggagataatcattattattactatcctcattttacagatggggaaactgagttagaCAGTAAAttactctcccagggtcacagagctagttagtgtctgatgctgaatttgaactgaggttttcctgaatccaggtctaggGCCCTATCCATTGCAACCCTTCACAGCCTCATAAGGAGGAGATTGAACTAAATGgtgtctaaggtctcttcaagttCTAATTCTATGACTGAATAAGTTTTATGGTTTTAGAATCCAGTATTCTAAAATCTGGTAGCAGTAGAAGCTATATAGTAAGTGGCATGTTAAAGCATTTTATGCAAAGTTCTATGTAAAATGCAACTCTAAATTTGGAGATgaggggccttagagaccatctattccaattcattttaccaataaggaaactttTGGTTTGGCATGCTTATGTAAATAGAACTTGAGCAATCTGAGGCCATTAGTGGTAAACCCATTGTTGTCCTCATGTTGCCAcattgtttttaaatgatttccTCAATGCACTAgacttttttaatgtaaaaattaaATAACCCTATGGTGTTGGTAATATGAATTTACCACTCTGTGGCCAGCATTATAGATTGTGTTTAATTTTGAAATTAAAGAAGTCCAGGATTCTGGAAGAAAGGGTCTTAAATTAATTGTGCTAATATGATACTGAAAAATAAGCTTCTAAAATGGTGGTACATAAAACTCATAAACTCAAAACTAAATGTTTTTCCCCATTAACCTAAAGTTATTATTCATATTAACCTAGAGTTCagaccacagtttcctcatttttaaaatcaggataataatagcacctacctgttagggttgttatgaggatcagatgagataatatttgtaaattattagcacagtgcctagaatataggatggagctatctaaatgttagctattatgatcaTTATGTAACACAAGGCCACATAAATATGGAATTAAAAGACAGAGAAGGCACCTGCACTTGAGATCTACCTCAATGAAGAGCTAGGCCagatacatataaacataaacaGTTTCCTTTTAATGATCAAAGGAGGAAAGGGTTGAATGATTGTATATAGAAGCATAGAAACTGGGCTGAGCTGTGACTAAAGAGAAACTAGATAACTAGGAACTAAAGAGTTCCTAGATGCGaaaaagatataaatacaaatgtcAAGGAAATGTGAGGAGGTGTAGGGATGCTAAGTATAAATAATTGTAAACTAACAATGAAATATTCTTTCTAAATGTGATTGAGTAAAGAGAATGGAAATTAGGAGAGAAAACTAGATTGTATTCAATGAACATGCAAAGGAGAAGTGTAATGTTTTTCACAGTAGTACTTCAAGGACAGATTggtaaaatcttttaaaattctctaGGCCTTCTTCTCCAAACAACTGATATAATGAATTTCCACCCAATTTGATGCATATAGGAGGTGAGGGAGCAGGGAAGAAAGCCTTTTTCATACTATGCTGATGTGCTAAATTCTATAAATCACCATTTCATTCATGTCCTAGCTTCAAATAGTGAGGATACTTGCAAGCTATTGTGTGTCCCATATACAAGTTATGTAAtgcaaaaagcttttttaaattaGGATAAGCTAAATTTCTTCCAGATTTTTTCTAGAAAAATGCAACAGTCTGTATTCTATAAGCATTCTATAAGCATAAGAGAGAACAGGCTACAGGGAGTTGGCTAGTGTTGGGAAATTATTTGCATACTAATGTATAGGAATATAGCACTTTGTATCTATTATCTCTTTTAAGTATTACAACATTTCTATGACATAGATGCTACAAGTATAATAATATCccaatttaacagatgaggaaactgaaactgagagagattaagtgacttgcctgcaaATCACAGAGCCAGTGGATATCAGAGATGGGagttgaacccagctcttcctgactcaaagtccagccttctatccaccataccatgtGGCTTTTCGTAGCTACATGTAAGTTCACCAGTGATGATGAAATTTATTTTGAGCGTTTTTGAGAAGAGTTTATTCAGTCTTAGCACCAATAATgcggcagctaagtggtacagtggatagagccccaggcccagagtcaggaagatttcattttcatgagttcaaatcctgcctcaggtacttactagctgtgtgaccctgggccacttgactatgtttgtctcagttcctcttctataaaatgagctgaaggaggaaacagcaaaccactccagtatctttgtcaagaaaaccccaaatgggggtcacgaACAGTTGGACATAACTAatatgactcaataacaacagcatcagtaatatatattataatactgTAATATTCTAACTTGGTTTACATTAGGTTTATCATCAAGAATAAATAGTTTTTAGCATGATAGTGTtttaaacaaacattttatttcagGGTTTTTCACTATGACACCCACAAAAGGGGATATATGATATGAGAAATATAAAGAGGAAACATAAATGCACTATAGTTTGTACTTTGGTACAATCTGTACTTCACCAGTACACTTTAGTGAGAGTAATAGATAAGGAGTTGACAACTCACTTCAACAAATTTTCACTACCATGAATGAATTTTTTGATTGAGTTTTGGAGCACATTCAGATGTTGGGCTATTTTCAGATCCTCTCAACATCatttgttaggaaaaaaaacacataaaaatacacacatatgtatatacacatatgtatgaaagtgtatgtctgtgtgtatagagacacagacagaaagagaaagatgcaAGCAGGCATATGTACAGGCACTTGTTTATACATACTGATTGGACTCTCTAAGCTCTGGGATCATACAGAATATGTCCAATCTCAATGATGAAACATAAAAAGCCAGATCATCTTTGGCTGATAATCACTCCTCTCAGAGTTTAATATTATAAATCTCTGAATAACAGTTGTATGCAGGATTTAAAAATCTGGGGAGCAGGGTCCCTAGCACCGATACAAACACTCTTGGTAACAAATGCAAATTTGGTAGAgtataataaatagcatttaaataatgcctcaagatttacaaatattattttattctcacaacaatcttagaAGGTAGATACtatcattttccctattttacagatgaactgaggcaggcagagactaaatgacttgcccaaagtcacacatttagtaagagattggatttgaacttagggcttcctgactttTGACAGACAGTCTCATTCCCACCAGATCCAAATCACCCACAATAGCAGGAATCAAAATATAGGTCTTATGTTTCCTCATTATATGGCCTTTGCCCCTTGTTCTTTCTCCAGTTTGGAGAGGTCATGTAGGTGATCCTCTTCTTCCTACCCTCTCTCATCCCAAGGGGCATGCTTCCCAGGAACTCTTCCATGGCTTCTGTATAAGGTCAAATTGAAAAAGTCTAGAATTTGCTATACTGATGAATAAATATCCCTTCTCTGACTGAAAGGCTAGATTATGGCATCTCATTTCCTAGGAAATCaacacctcagtttcccctgtcAGGAGATGAAGGTTCAGGAATGTTGTCAATCATTCTCCATTAGAAGCCATTTGTGTTAGCACATAGGATCAAGGTATCATAACATGAGTTTTAAGGCAACTCATGAATCAccttgtccaacctcctcatttagaagatgaggaaactgagccccagagatgCTAAGTagtttgcccaaagttacacaggaaTTAAACTTCAGAggcaggacctgggttcaagttttctgactctagaGTTAGCATTTTTTGTTCTATAACAGTGCAGAATCAGTAATCCTCAGAGCTACATTTACAATATACTATGATAATATTTATTAAcatgaaatgattgaaataatatttct is from Trichosurus vulpecula isolate mTriVul1 chromosome 7, mTriVul1.pri, whole genome shotgun sequence and encodes:
- the LOC118857608 gene encoding EH domain-containing protein 1-like, giving the protein MAAHHLLRKVVTSEAQQQTELGDCGHGPNPVPFSAQTAPRRTTTMSSKGKGADRRKSYLFMSVAQRLGQLYVEKLLPLEETYHFARYHSPSLLEADFDNKPMVLLMGQYSTGKTTFISYLLEQEFPCMRIGPEPTTDGFIVLTHGDVENVMPGNVAVVDRRFPFRNLTNFGNAFLNRFVCVQLPNEVLESISIIDTPGILAGEKQRVSRGYDFSAVLQWFAERVDLIIMLFDAHKLDISDELSQAIKALKNYEDKMRVVLNKSDQIGTQQLMRVYGALMWSLGKIINTPEVMRVYIGSFWSNPFMNTENSRLFEAEALDLFRDIQKLPHYTTIRKMNDLIKRARLARVHGYIISTLKREMPMFGKENKKRELLTNLKAVYQKIEREYHVSPGDFPSIPKMQELLQTQDFSKFQTMKPKLFENLEQMLSKDIARLMFMIKEEEAAAAAAAAAAAQAAAIVEEASGALTMPTVTL